AGGACATCCCAGTTTCAAATAAATTTGAACAAAGTGTCGTGACTTTGAAAGCCACATGATACACATAATACAATAATTTGGATTTGGAGGTGGGGTAGTGTGcattataaaaattgtttttgagAAACCGTATCTTATAAGATCAATACACACTCTTTTATACACACTAGCTATAAGATGACCTATTTCAGGTAAGCGCATCCATTTATCCTCTGGTGTTGTTCCACCAATGCAAGGAATAAGATATTCATAAATTGTATCATAATTTTATTTTGACCTGTATAGTCGCGCATATGTTTCTTTATGCCCCTTCAACTTTTTGACCTGTTGTTGACAGACAAGTGTATGATTTTTTTCTCCTTTGTCGAGAAAAGTAAAAATAACTCGAGAACAACAATTACCGTCACTCTCAAAATTGATGAGCCATTCAATGTATTTGTGCATTAAAACTACATCTCGTCTATGAATTTGATTTTTGGTAGAGACGGTGAAGGAGGTGGTTTACTAATATGAGCTCCTTTGAAAAcacttttttgggatttttgattaGGAGATTTCGGAAATGCTTTGTCAACATGTTCAAAATAGGATGACGAACGATTGAGACGGAGGTGGTTTTGAATTGTCACTTTGTGTTAGTTTGACCTTCTTAAGAGCACCTTTTGTTTTTACCGGTTGAGACAATGGTTTCAAACCAATGATTTTTTGGATAAGCAATTTTCCTCAGTTTCTCTTTGATTTAAAGTTTCATATTGTCACCGATTTTAAAAATATCTCTTGTATCACTTTCCATTCGACTAAGATAGATATATTCGATTTAACGTCCTTCATCACGCAGTCATCATCATCAAACCTTAGCCTTTTCTAGTGAGTGCAAACCTCATCCATTCATATCGGACTATCAAGTTtcactttttttaaaattagacaAGCAAATGGGAGCCCATACGTTTTCCTTAGTGTACGACCATATTTTGTGCTATCGGAATCTACATTCTCAACTCGTTTtgttttgtgaaaaataaaattcaatccgACTCGAAATATATTGTCAATCAACTGAGAATATAGCTTGTTGTCTTTGAATTgtactttcaacatatttcaacaaATCTGGATATTTTTCACACACCTTTTGGAATTGTATAACAACATCTGCATAAAATTCTTTTGTAGAAGCATTAACTATCAGAGTCCATGCACCCATTATTCTTTCCACTATGACACTTGCTATGACCATTATTCTATCTTCTCCCTTAATTTATTTCGTCTCAACTACGGGTTTAACTCTACTTCTAACATTATTTGTGATGTGATACCTACAAAGCAATGCAAGTAGGAAAGACCTTTACAACATAATTTATCAATGTGGTATCGAGATCGGTGAGAATGAATTTAGGCATGTCTTCTTTGTCCTTCAACATTGTCATTGCGTTTCAAAGTACACTTGCTTATTGTCACAAATGTAGTTCTTCTATCAGAACTATTGTCGGGCCTTTGAATTACAACACCAAACTCAAATTTAGATGTCTTCTTGCGTATCCATTGAAATATATGATCACGAAACTCAAATTCTTATCTGGTTGTACATTGTTTTCAAACATCTACCTCTTTCACAAAGACACTTTTGGCATTTGTAAACACAACAAGTTTTGAGAAATAATCCGGGTGCACCATAACTAATGCaaacaaaaaacataaaatattaaaaaaaaatataaacatgaGACATTTCAAAAATGTATTTATGTAGGAATTCATCTAGGTTCCGAAGATGCATTTTCAGAAAAAGCAGAACTTTGTCAGCACGATAAGATTAATTTAAGCAATGAAGAATGAAATCAATGACCTTTACCTTGAATTCCATATTATTTTTCTCCTTATGAAATAATGAAACACAAGACTAAAAGATGTTAAAAGATACATTTATAAAATCTGAGaagtatttttgaattttcttaaaGTGCTATTCCCCGTCATGAGTGAGATTAGCAATTCTCTTGCCTATTCTGGTATGCTAGGGCCTTCTTATTTGGGTTtatattcctttttcttttttagcCCATAAAGAAGTTTGTTTCTGTTTTATCTATTGAAATATCGGTTCATACTATATTTTACTTCTTATCTAGAGTCAAGTCTTCccactatttttataaaaatattctcGTCTGTATAGTTTAAAcgaacaaattttttatatttttatatttttaaactatCGTTTTATTAGGCATAAATTAGTAATTGTatctttatataaatttaaaaatttaattatacgttataatttttaataaatatgaaatTTGATTGTTTTTACTTACAATTAAATTCAGAGTGAGTTTACTTAATacgaaattttattttcaaatgtaaaCATAGTTATGAAAtcacaaagtatatatatattgttgaaACCATTTCAGttaaataaatacaataaagttAACCGTCCATATATATAGGACAACAACATACAAAttgaaaatcataaataaaagaaagaaaataaatcatAGCTAGAAAAACTGGAAATCCAATTCATCTAGCTATCTATCATACATTATACTTATATAGTTAACTAATCAacacttaaattaaaataatctatAGCTTATATAAGTGATTTctcaaataagttccaattaAGTTGCTCGAACAAGTGGTGAATGAGGAATTGGCGAATGAGGAGACATAACATTCTCTTCAAACATTCTTGATGAAAAACTAAGTCTTAGATTACTCTTCCAACGTTTCATTTCAACTTTTTTCACCCCTTTCTCTCTTCCATTAACAAATGCTCTGATTCTCATTAATGCAATCTCGACCGTTTCTTCATCCATGTTAGCAAAACAAACTCGGTACCAACCCGGCTCGGAGCATTCAAAAGCCGAACCCGGCGAAACATTGAGCTTCACCTCATTGATAATCAAACGCCATAGATTCATTTCGCCTTCGAATGTTTTCTCTTTTAACAAACTCCTCAAATTCATCCAAAAGAATAGTCCCGCGTTACTTGGTAAGCAAGTAATGTTAACCTTCTCTAGTCCCTTTGTGAAAAACTCGCGCCGCTCCCTTAACCTTCTTGAACTCTCCGCTAAAAATTTGTCCATAAATTTGTTATCGGATAGCATCGCGGCAAGAAAATGTTGTGTCTGCGACGAGACTAATCCGAAACTTGACATTTTTCGACCGCAGCTCACAACTTCGTCGTTGTAGGAATAAACCAAACCGACTCTAAAACCCGGTAGCCCCATGTCTTTTGATAAACTATAGATAATATGAATGAGATCTTTTTTGATGTCCTCCATTTCTTGGATAACTTCGGAGACACTTACGAATTTCGGAGTGTCAAAAACGGTGCCCGAATAGATTTCGTCACACACTAAATGAAGGTTGTTTTCATTGATGAAACTCACTATGCTCTTTAGTGTTTCTTTTTCAATTGTAGTTCCCAAAGGGTTTGATGGATTTGTTATGATCAACCCTTTCACTTTGATGTTCTCTTCTTGTGCCTTTCTATGAGCTTCTTCAAGTGCTTCCCTTGTTATCATGAAATTGTTAGAACTATGACATTGGACCGGAATTAGTTGCAAACCGGTTCTCCAACACAAGTCGCGAACAAATCTGTTATAACACatgtccaaaaaaaaaattattagtcaaattaaaaataaaatgttttcatCATATGTCTAACGCGATGATCAAAGATAAGACGCTTATACGAAATTTAGACCATTGTTGACTTAGAAACGATTTTGACCAATTGAGTTAATTAGGTcaaaaatctaaaacaaattaaGTAGTATTAGTAAACTTTGCCACTTCTTAATCAAGTCATTAAATATGAAGCAAATTCAAATCCTATGTGGTCCTTTATTATGGTCAAACAAAGATTTAAAGTTGACTATAGATTTTTCAAGGTCTAATTCAGAAACATAAAATATGATAATTTTCACTAACAAAAGATAATTATATTGTGAATGTGAAATTTTAGTCCAAATAAAAAGTGTGGATCTTATGTGGTTTAATGTATAGCACATTCCATGAAATTTCTTTTAACAAAAAAAGTTTGGATATTCTCTGTGAATAAGATCTCTGACCATGCAAAATTTCCAAGTTGTGTTATATTTGGCTGCGTTATGTTCTAATAATTCTATAAGTTGAATAAAAGGTCAATGACAAGCATCAACTTTAACTTAAGATTTTTTGAATTAAACTTTGACAGCAAACTTGATTGTTGACTAATGAGAAAGTAGCAGCCTGAGAGCAAGaggtaataaataaaaaaacattttatattcctttaacttttttactaggaagtaaattattatttatttgaaaaataattaaaataaaaaataaaataatgaagtgTTTGTTTTTCAAtgatatttttctctttatttaaaGCTAAGCTAGTGCACTTTCTAAATTTCCCTTTAAATGAAAACAAGATAGTTATTGCAATTTGGTATCTATAAATTTTGTCCGCTTTTAAGGTATATAGATAGAAAGCATACACTGAATGTAtataatgaaaaatgaaaaaaagaaaggtTACATACGCTGGATAATAAGGGCTAGGAACCAAAAAAGCATCACCAGGATCAGCCAAACAGAACATTATTAACTCATTTGCACCAGTTGCTCCTCCACTCATCAATAAACGGTCAGGATCAAATCTCACCCTTCCACCTCTCACTTTTGACATCATATTTGCCACAGCCTacatatatttaatcaaataaaataaaaaaaaaattaattttccatACAACATTATGTTCGTTCGTaatgatacaatttttttttttatagattacGAAAAAAAATTGGCTTATATATACGCAGAATAATCAATAAATCTAGTTTATATATGATTGAGATgaattaaaaagtaaattttgtgACCGGAGCGCAAATGA
The Vicia villosa cultivar HV-30 ecotype Madison, WI linkage group LG6, Vvil1.0, whole genome shotgun sequence genome window above contains:
- the LOC131612136 gene encoding 1-aminocyclopropane-1-carboxylate synthase 2, encoding MGLENNSHQLLSKIATNNKHGEDSPYFDGWKAYDSNPFHLTKNPQGVIQMGLAENQLCFDLIEEWIKNNPKASICTPEGVNEFKHIANFQDYHGLPEFRNAVANMMSKVRGGRVRFDPDRLLMSGGATGANELIMFCLADPGDAFLVPSPYYPAFVRDLCWRTGLQLIPVQCHSSNNFMITREALEEAHRKAQEENIKVKGLIITNPSNPLGTTIEKETLKSIVSFINENNLHLVCDEIYSGTVFDTPKFVSVSEVIQEMEDIKKDLIHIIYSLSKDMGLPGFRVGLVYSYNDEVVSCGRKMSSFGLVSSQTQHFLAAMLSDNKFMDKFLAESSRRLRERREFFTKGLEKVNITCLPSNAGLFFWMNLRSLLKEKTFEGEMNLWRLIINEVKLNVSPGSAFECSEPGWYRVCFANMDEETVEIALMRIRAFVNGREKGVKKVEMKRWKSNLRLSFSSRMFEENVMSPHSPIPHSPLVRAT